CAAACCGAATCGCCGAATAGTGAAGTATAAAAAgatcaacaaataaaaaattttttatttattatgatttttggtgatttttttaaattctttttgcaacgcgtaaactttttttaattttcaattttcttgtAATGGCAATTTTTTCCCATCGTATAGCATTATATGGCTACAAGTGTTCACCACAAATTTTCACGGTTGTTGACTTGATTTTTTACTCGATTTCCTCATATAAGTACACTAGTTAAGATTACAATTTAaaattacacatattttacacggaacaaaaaagaaaattagtgTGTCTAACTGCTATGTCAATAACACATCTTGATTATAAACAAACTTTCACACATAGAAAccttaaaataaatacatacagcACCATGTAATAATGAGGTATACTGGTCACTGTCAGCAGTAAGATTTAAGGCAGTGTAAAAGGTGTTTTTTAACTGAATCGCAAAGTACTCATAATAGTGCTCAAGCTTGCTTTATCCCATTTTGAAAGCTATAGAACAGAAAACATAACGAAGCTTTAAAACATCTTGTTTTGGAGatttatttaagtttatttCCCCATGTTTCTAAAAAAGCAGTAAAGGACGATTACGTGTAGTATAATCAAGTTTAATGGAGTGAACAATGTTAAGTGCCCAGTCAGGTTTGAATTTTGTGCAAGACAAACACAGCCTGAGATTTTTTCCATGCCCACCTGCTACTTTATCATTTTTGGGAATATGGATATTTGGCTCACACACTCACCCTTTAAGTATGATCATTTCAGCGGATTCGGGTAAAGCAATAGTACAGTAAAAATATGCCCACATTCGTGAATAAGCCTCACGGTCAATGGTTGTCTCTCTTCAACATCTGAAAACATAAGTTCTATATTTAAGCATTTTAAGTTGGGTTTATAAAtactatttttctttctttctttcacaTGTTACTATGGTATAAGAAGTTAATACTAACAATTAGTGTTTTATAACACAGATCCTgtaataaatataattataaaatataaagcaCACCTAATTAGGGTccacgctctaccagacaactccctgcaacatctaacggctcacacagtgtgccatctccccaatttccctcacatggcttggcttaacctggggctatggtaacattcacgtGCCCATATTGAATTCCTATCAAAAGGAATTGAACTCAGGTCTCCCGCACAAGGTGCGAGAACTTTAACCGCTAAACTTATCACACACCTTTCACAATATGGTCTGTAGTGTATAAGTAATTAATAAAATCAACAGGCAATTAAGTGCAGACTTTCAGGGAACaaagtcaaattatggttaaacatatttttgtccactCAATCAGAAAAAACGTTTGGAAAGGGCTTATGCCAATTTGAGTAAAAATTATAGATATATTCCAACATTCCATTACAGTGGAATATATATAATCCATTCATGAACTTAGCATCAATTCAACATGGGCAAGTGAGTTACCATTGCCCCGGGTTATAGGGAAATGGGAAAGATGGTACACTGTGTGGTCTGTTGGATGTTACAGgtagttgtctggtagagcctGGATCCTAATTAGGTCTGTGTAGCTTAATATGATAATTATACACCCAAGACTcctcatctaagccatggcccctcctagaAATAAAAGACAGGTTATATCCTTCTATCTGAGGCTAGTCATGTAGAATATGCACACGTCTATCTATCCTCTTATGCAAATTGATTTGCATTTCGATTTTCAAATTCTTAACTACTTATTAAAGTTTACCGCTCAGAGAATATGCCACACACAAAAAACCTCTTGGCCTCTTTCATATTTGTTATAGGAGGGCAAGGTAAAGAATATACCCTTTTTGAGAGACTCCTTTGCACAATTTTCTGCATACTATCAACTATTTTATTACTTCTGATTACTACCATACTCACCCCTATCAacccatttttatttgttttaaacatGATAATCCTAATAACCTTTTTCTTTAAGatttcaagaaagaaaaattaaaatgtaattATTAAAGTAAACATCTAAACATACATTGCAGCTAAGTATTGTGCAAACAACAGTATATTTTCTTGGATTTTGGAGAGCAACTAACTCTTGGCAAATTTTGCTACTTCCTGGCGGGATAAAGCAAAGAAACCTTATGTTAATGAAGGAAGGAGTTCAGATGAACATACAATATTAGATGATTAGTTATACCAGTAGTATGAATTGCTCAAAGAGTAAATAAAACTTAATTGCAAATCCCTCTTCGTGTTCCAAATCATATTTTTCATTCATGTTGAAATGGCTGCCGAAAACGCTATTGGCTAACGACTGTGGAGATGGtatccaatttatttttttactataatCAACTAAGTTGCAGAATCCTTTATCTCCATAGTATAAGATATTCTCCATTATTTACTGGAGACAGTCTTACTGCGAGCGTTTTGGGACGGAGTCTTCGATTTTATCCCGGAGTGAGACCAAATTTAGGGGTGTAGCATTATAATATTGTACAGATTTTAGTAAAATGATAAAGGTTCCATATAAAAACTATGTGTCTGAAGAAAGGTTTTGAAATCGCTAGTTGTGTGTAGAAAAACGTCtgcattaaaaatttataacacaTTTTGATATAAATTTATAGCTATACCTTAACAAACGCCCGTGTTTGTTTGCATTGTGGGAGCAAGGGCAATGTTTGGGCTAATTTAGTCCTGaaatcttacaaaaaaaaatatgtcgcAAGAAACATGAAGTTGTCTATTTACATCTGATGTACCTCTAATTAAATTTCTAGGATACTCTTCACTTTCCTGGAGATGTTCTAGGTTCATGTAgttgtaaaaattttatttcattgattCTAGTTTAAATGAGCACACGGTACATGTCAACAAACCGTCCTGGACATACATGAACAACTTTTTAGGGAAGTTGTGGTTTTCGCAACAGGCTCAGTATTTTGCAGTTGATTTTTGGAGAAGGGAGTAAGGGTTGTTCTAAAATACTGGGAGGTAGTATAACTGCGTTTTAAGTGATAAACATGACAGTTTTTCAAAAACGATATCTGAATTTTGATAATGCAAGTGCAAACAAAGATTTTTAAGTTATAGCTAACTAAGCTTACAGTTagggtaaataataataataaatatttaaagtggctagcccagaaaatcacaaaaacctatagttagtggattgtttccactgggggccactagaaaaaaaaagaaaaaaaaaatggtaaaccttagactgcctcagctcaatcaaacatagtaacatttatagctaatctgtgaaaattgaaaagaaaaagacaaaagaaaaaaagttaaaaagtgatctccattagaatttgccaaatacattagagatggaagtcttaaaccaCAACAGACTTCCATTAcgggtcacttggtctggaagattattccacgcTTTTGCaactctaaatgggaaggcttttttgccaaattctgtgttgaccaagggaaatgtgatcctgttttttgaagctcctgttgtttgatgattatgacattttttttgctaaaaggaATTTTGGgcacatgtaatcaggagcaatgtgattaatggctttaaaaactaatatggcatcgtttttgataagTAAATTATTCAGTGAATATtctctctctttcccaagaaatgTACAGCCACactttaatcgtttttctagtttttccAATcttaccttgggtggcacaaacCCATGctgaggagcagtagttgaaatatggcatgacaagtgcgttaattaaaaggttttttctgtaaggtgttaaacaggatgtaatggttctaattttagaatatttaattagtatttttctatttatgtcattaacaTGCTCTTTCCATTGCATTTTTGATCAAATAAGACAAgacatttaactttttcgctcctcttcaaaggaatacccaatAGATATAGttaatagttttgttctcaagtttttttaactgcctgtggttgccgaaaaagattgtttcagttttgcccgtattaatagtcattttgttattattcagccagaggtcgacctGAGAGACAAgagtatccaagtttttatgggaTGACATATCTATTTTATCATCTGCATATGGATGGTGataattgatgacagattttaagtcatcaatatataaAAGATCCCTGTGTTGGGGCTTTTAAAGAGGTCAaaatttttctcaaaatatttaaagaaaaagcatGAATTTGTAATTTTTCCTGTTTAGGTACTAAAAATTGTTAAAGTTGTTGacttttgttttataatatattattattattattattattattattattattattattattattattattattattattattattattattattattattattattattattattattattattattattattattgttattattattattattattattattattattattattattattattattattattattacttctTTATCTCTATTCTTTTCcactgttgtttttttgttaacaaTATGACATACAAACTTACTCTTTCCTTTATATTCGCATAGTGCACAGGTCCCTTTAATTAGGCTCTCAAAGAACTTGTGCACTCTAACGTTTTCTTCCGCTTATCTTTTATAGTGTAACTGCCGTAGCGGCATCTTCTTAAACAAATGTTACACTATTAGCCTCCTCACATATATACACTagatttgatttaatttttattgaagatAATACGGTACAGTTTGGGAAAATCTTAACGTAAAAATCTTAAGGGTCTTGGGCGGATGGAAACAACCTATACGGCTTAGATGGAGGTGGGCATTTGCTGTGCATTTAAGTTATAAGACCCAGTCCAGGATGTTGTGAGGTTTCATATTTTAATGATTGATTTCTATACAACCTGGTTCTATGTGCCGGATAATTGCTTGCTGATAAAGTCTAAGTTATGGTCTCCCATTCATCCATTCCGGGGATATCAGCTGTACTTTAAAACTTCAATGTGTACACATTGAAGTTTTCTGTCCAGCTGGAATGGGTGGGGACTGTTTTATGTATTCGTAAGTGTGTCTTAAATGTCTATCTCTTACttgttgatttatttattttctttctcccaGCTACGTTGCAGTGTCATTAATTTAAGCAATGATCGGTTTAGTTGTTCTTTTGCTAATTTACCACACTTTTAATTGTCAATAgattttttaatgtaaaaattctgtacataatcatttttaattgtttatatgTTAAAACATCCGTAATTTTAACTATGTACATATGCAAATACTTCACATTATTGATGACGAATTTATTTCTGTGCCGACATTTACTAATCAGTTCGTTCCTTTTATTCAATAATTCCTTTGGGTCAGAGTGTAGGATGAAAACTTTTTCAGATATACACAGGTCACAAAACGTTTATTTCCATATTTGTATTGACTTGCGCGCATTGCAACAGACCAATTAATCCAAAATGCACGGTTTTCGTCATTGAGCCTCCATATAAACTTCGAAAGCTCGGTTTCGTTCTGATATTTCCAGTGACGGAAAGACTTCGTGTAAAGTAAATAACCCTAACAGAGATATACAGTTACAATGACATGCATAATATAATatgaaatattattttgtattttactatttttaaaaagcCTCTGCCTTAATGTAAATTCTCAAAGTTTACAAATTGGCAAATTGATCCTAGTTCCAAAATGAGAAAGTTTAGTTGTTTTATTAAGTTGACCATATTTAtttagataataaaaaaaattcttctttttgctcttaacaaagaaaaatgtttttccatTCCGGCACATACAACTGAAGCATCAATTTTCTCCCTCGATAGTacgcaaatttttttctttttgcctTTATTTAATGACAAATATTTATGCCTTTGTGCACGTACTGTAAATTTGTTACCACAATCATGCACATAATATATTTAGATCAGCCAAAAAGAACTGCTTTGTATAGGTTGCTTGTTGGATTATATAACAATGTTTCACATTTAGTGTATTTAATATGAGTGGATATTTGTACAGTGTTTACGTCATAAACAAGGCAGGTGGTTTAATTTACCAACGGGACTATTCTTATACTGAAAATGAAGTGGAACAAACATTTAAACATCCACTGGGTTTAGTGCTAAAAGAAGTTGATGATAAACTTGTGGTTTTATTTGGTGAAAAAGATGGTGTAAAAGTTGGACATTCATTGTTAGGAGTTAATGGAGAAACTTTGAATGGAAAAGTGTTGCACGATGGTACCTCAGTGTTAAATCTACTCAATGATGAATCAAAGTTTCCTATAACACTTCGCTTTGGAAAGCCAAAATTAAGCACAAACGAGAGAATTATGTTAGCATCTATGTTCCATTCACTTTTTGCAATATCCTGCAAACTTTCTCCAGCAGAAAAGTCATCAGGTATTGAACTGTTAGAAACCAACTCATTCAAGTTACACTGTATGCAATCTATTACTGGAGTCAAGTTTCTTGTACTAACAGATCCACGTGTCCTTAGCATGGACgcatttttgaaaaagttgtaTGAACTTTATTCTGACTTTGCACTGAAGAATCCTTTTTTCTCGCTTGAGATGCCGATCCGATGTGATTTATTTGATACAAATTTACAAAAGTTACTTGAACAAACTGAAAAAAGTATTAATCATACTATGTTGTCTACTTAAAAAAATCTATGTAATGTGATAATGTTGGTTTATTTCTATCCTTTGCAGCAAAATTTCATTTCACATTGTAACTGCTGAtgcaaatttataattttaagtTTGTTAAATAATGATAATGTCTTCACGCATAAGCTAAGATGACCCTA
This is a stretch of genomic DNA from Hydractinia symbiolongicarpus strain clone_291-10 chromosome 9, HSymV2.1, whole genome shotgun sequence. It encodes these proteins:
- the LOC130658044 gene encoding trafficking protein particle complex subunit 4-like; translation: MSGYLYSVYVINKAGGLIYQRDYSYTENEVEQTFKHPLGLVLKEVDDKLVVLFGEKDGVKVGHSLLGVNGETLNGKVLHDGTSVLNLLNDESKFPITLRFGKPKLSTNERIMLASMFHSLFAISCKLSPAEKSSGIELLETNSFKLHCMQSITGVKFLVLTDPRVLSMDAFLKKLYELYSDFALKNPFFSLEMPIRCDLFDTNLQKLLEQTEKSINHTMLST